One segment of Carcharodon carcharias isolate sCarCar2 chromosome 16, sCarCar2.pri, whole genome shotgun sequence DNA contains the following:
- the LOC121289334 gene encoding protein FAM163A-like: protein MTAGTVVITGGILATVILLCIIGVLCYCRLQYYCCKKDESDDEEEGSDLPVHPHYACNSCNAHLVDGLVTQLAPPVEPSQTVARSSCPSCSPFYIQTADEMRNGGERITYTPARYKEPGPPIEMPSLQGFPVSRQNTMRETLAGVRAISTDV from the exons ATGACAGCTGGAACTGTTGTTATCACTGGTGGAATACTAGCAACAGTAATACTGCTGTGTATCATAGGCGTGCTCTGTTACTGTAGGCTTCAG TATTATTGCTGCAAGAAGGATGAATCAGACGATGAAGAGGAAGGCTCGGATTTACCCGTTCATCCACACTATGCTTGCAACTCATGCAACGCGCACCTTGTGGACGGTTTGGTCACTCAGCTGGCTCCTCCAGTGGAGCCCAGCCAGACAGTTGCGAGGAGCTCATGCCCCAGCTGCTCGCCCTTTTACATACAGACCGCTGACGAGATGCGCAATGGGGGCGAACGCATCACGTACACTCCCGCCCGCTACAAAGAGCCAGGGCCGCCCATTGAGATGCCATCGCTTCAAGGTTTCCCGGTGAGCCGGCAAAACACCATGCGGGAGACGCTTGCGGGTGTCAGGGCTATAAGTACTGATGTGTGA